The Acinonyx jubatus isolate Ajub_Pintada_27869175 chromosome A2, VMU_Ajub_asm_v1.0, whole genome shotgun sequence genomic sequence cctcctccctaggCTTCATGACGTCCTGCATAGCGACAAGAAGCTGACTTTGGTTTTTGAGTTCTGTGACCAGGTGACAGGGGGACTTGGGGGCCAGTAGCCTTGGGGGAGGGTATAGGGGCCCAGACTGAGGTTAAACTCTGTCacgttccccacccccatcccttttTAGGACCTTAAGAAGTATTTCGACAGCTGCAATGGTGACCTAGATCCTGAAATTGTAAAGGTGAGGGGCTAGTGTCCTGGAGACTCACTGAGGCCAAGTGGCACTCTGTCTTCAGCGTATGCACTCTCTGAGCACCAAGTTCAGGGCCTGAGCGGGGACACGCTGGGGTGTCAGAATGAGAAAACCCTGTCTCTACCCTCCAGGAGCTTTCTGTCTGAGCAAGCATCTTGACATGGTCTCTTTGATCTGACAGTAATACTTTGATATCAGTGATACGATTTGCATTTGAGAGACGAGGAAATGAGAGTCAGAGAGATACgttcgttcactcattcattcattcattcactcactcactcactcattcatccatgCATTCAACAAACACCTATTGGATGCtttgctgtatgccaggcactgtgctaggcctGAGTGCCTGGCCCCAGTCCCAGGGGAAGCAGTGCTGAATGATAATACAGCACAGCATATATATTGATGGCTACGAAGTGTGTGCTTACCTAAGGCCAGTTAGGGGAGAGATCAgagtgggagggggggaaggCCCACCAGGCTGTAAGTTCTAgaagggtggggagcagggcccccacatacatacctatatatatgggtatataatACCTACCACCGTACAAAGCAGGTCCTCCGTAGCAAAGCGATGAGGTTGCTGAAAGATGGGTGGGGTTTTGATTCTAGCAGAGGGTGAAGAGGGGAACATGACCCACTACTGGGTGCAGCTTCCTTCCAGAAGGTCTGATGCTCTCCCCCTgccacccctctccaccccacagtCCTTCCTCTTCCAGCTGCTGAAAGGCCTGGGATTCTGTCACAGCCGCAATGTACTGCACAGGGACCTGAAGCCCCAGAACCTGCTGATAAACAGGGTACCTCCTGGGGAGATGGTGGGAGGTCAGGGAGGCTGTAGTCACTGGCTGGAACAAGTGATGGGGGGAGCTGGGCTGGGAGGCAGAAGAAGGAGGCCTGCCCTGGGACTGTTGAAAACCCCTCTCAAAGTCCCTTTCTATCTCCACTCAGAACGGGGAGCTGAAATTGGCCGATTTTGGCTTGGCTCGAGCCTTTGGGATCCCAGTTCGCTGTTACTCAGCTGAGGTGagctggagggggggtgggagatgggggtgagggagggggtccCCTCTGAGCATCTTTCCGTCTCCTACTCCAGGTCCCACACAATTGTTTCCCCTCCTCACcgagcccctcctccccagtcctcTAAGCAGGGGGGGTCACTGTGGGTGGGGTCTTCTCCAGGTGGTCACGCTGTGGTACCGCCCACCGGATGTCCTCTTTGGGGCCAAGCTGTACTCCACATCCATCGACATGTGGTCGGCCGGCTGCATCTTTGCAGGTGACATGCCTGGGGGTCTGCGGAGCCACTGTCTCTCCCATCTGAGTGGACAGATCGGGTCTGGAGTGGCCCCTCTGGGGAAGGGAGTGAGGCGCTTGGGGCTGGGGATAGGACACACAGAGGGTGCCATGGGAATGAGGGGTTCTTCATACCCCACTGCACCCCCTAGAGCTGGCCAATGCGGGGCGGCCTCTTTTCCCGGGCAATGACGTAGACGACCAGTTGAAGAGAATCTTCCGATATCCTTCGACATTTCCCTTTGCCTCGAGCTCTCTGAAGGGGAGtcagagggggcacctggcacGCTCGGTcggtagagcgtgcgactcttgaccATGAgggtcacgagtttgagccccacgttgggtgtagagtttaattttaaaaacatgaagggGAGTAAGGAGCCTGTGGAGCGCAGAGTGCGTGGGCTGGGCCAGGAGAGGGGGTGGCTTTGGGCGAGGGGATGGAGGGCGGACACCCCGGTAGGGCAGGGTTGAAGCTGTCTGCTGGAGAGTGTGTGACCTGTGACAAGGAGGGTGCACTTGGGGGAGTAGCCGTGAGCGTGTTCCTCCAGTTGAGAAGTGAATTCTTAGGACGCAGGAGCCAaaagcagcgggggggggggggggtagatgtGGGAGTAGGAGAAGGCCGACTGGTTCATCAGCAACAGACATCGGGGTTTATATAGGTCAGAGGAGTGAGCGTTTGTAAAGTGCCTGGCGCGCCCCGGGAACACCCTGCACGTGCTGGGTCCTGCCTCTGTCATGAGCGGTGGGATAAAGTGAGGGGTGTGGAGGTGGGTATATGAGAACCCCCCCCACCCAGGAGGGGAAGAGCTCCTCGCCTGCCCCTTTCCACCTGAGTGATCCTTGACCCCATGGACACGCTTCTGGGGACACCAACCGAGGAGCAGTGGCCTGCCATGACCAAGCTGCCAGACTATAAGGTGTGACGGGGAATAGCGGGGGTCCCTTTTGCTTCCCAGCTGTAGCAGTCTCTGGGCCCCCGCACTGCTGGTCTGActctccctgcacccccacccccacagccctaCCCGATGTACCCGGCCACAACGTCCCTGGTGAATGTCGTACCCAAGCTCAATGCCACAGGGAGGGACCTTCTACAGGTGACCGAGGGCAGGGGCCGAGGGTGGAATCCAGACACTTGTCAGGAGGTCTaggggaggctggggctggaggcagTTAACCCAGCCTGAACCCGCCTTTCTTCGCGCCTTTCTTCACGCCTTCAGAACCTCCTGAAATGTAACCCCGTCCAGCGCATCTCGGCAGAGGAAGCCCTGCAACACCCCTACTTCTCCGACTTCTGCCCCCCGTAGGCTCCAGGACCTTGGCCGGGCTGGGGCCTGGCCTATTTAAGCCCCCTCCCAGGAGGGGAGGAAAAGCCGGGGGTGCACGGGGTGCTGAGCTCCAGCTGTGCTGGgcctggccggggtgggggtgcccCGGCCCGTGTTCTTCGCTCCCTCCGTGGactttatttaatttcataaattggCTCCTTTCCCACAGTCTGGCTGATGTGGTAGAGTGGCTCTGAGAGGCGGGTGGGCTTGGGCAGGGGTCTCTGTTTTACCGCCCTCTCCGGCCTTGCTTCTGGCTCAGACCCAGCCCAGTGGTCCAGCCTTTGCTCCACTACTCTGAGTGGCCTGACacttgggggctgggggcagcgccccccacccctgacgGCTGGGCTCGGGGCAGTACCACCCCCGCACATGTGCTTATGCGGCAGCCAGTGTCACAGTAAGGATGGGCCTGCGCcagaatggggagaaaaagggCGGGGCCTTTCTTCACGGCTCTCCATACCCCACGTGTACCTCCCCATCTTTCCcttcatccccaccccccataccCAGGCTGATAGGCTGGGACAGCAGGGATCCAAAGATGCGGTTAGACGAGGAacatcccttcccctgctcccttgTCAGTTTTCCAATATTTGAGgtacagagaaagagcaaggatgGGGCTGTAGCTAGGGCCAGGATGTCTTCTTACTGGCaggagtgggaagggaaggcCTCCCTCCACCATCTCAAGCTGGGACCTTCTGCTCTTTGGGAAAGTTGGAGATGCAGAGCAGTTCCCATGGAGACAGGTGGTGTGCTGGTGCTTGGTCCCAAACATGAGAAAAGAGTCATGATCTAAGGCGGACAGCAGCTTGTGTTCTTGGAAGTGGCTACAcaccctctgtcctctccctgccccccacttctTGCCAGGCTCTGGGTCAGAGCCTTCTTCATCTATTCCCTTGTGTGCCCCGAACATAACTGTCCTCCCGCTGAGTCCTCTTTGCCTTGATACTTGGCTTTGGACTCCTTTCTCTCTGAGATGTCATTTCGATAAACTCCTTCATGCTGAGGTGCAATGGGAGGATGCCCTCTCACTAGTCTTTTCGCCCAGAGAGATTTGTGGTGGTTGACTGGGACCCACCTGCATCTCAGACGCCATCCACTGGAGGTTGGTGGGCGGAGGTCTTCTTTGACCTTAGCCTGACTAGTAGTCTGGCTGTGAGAGAAACAGCTGAGGCTGATGCACTAGAACTTTATTTGGGGTGAAGAGGGCAGAGACATGTGCAGGCTGGGCCCGTCCAAGATGTCAAGGTGCAGCCCGGAAGACACAGATGCCAGGTCTAGAGCCGTGTGACGAGGTAGCAGGTGCGGTGGGAGGCAGACAGAGTCTTGGTGACGgcacagggaggggtggggggcctggTGAGACCCAGACCACTGCACTGGGACAGGAGGCCTTGTtcccactgccctcccctcctgAACCTCAGTGTCACCCCCTAGACTggacctgcccctcctcccttgaAATAGGGAGCCATTTCTTGTTACCTGGGGCCCAGGCTGAGGTGGGGAACTTGGGTTCCATGGCTGCCCAGCCCTTCCTGAagctgtgggaggagggagagggtcagaggtgGGGAGGAGTCCTCCCTCCCAGGACCAGCCAAAGTCCCTGCACGCTCCTCCCCCACCATTCTTTCCTCAGCTGGGTAGGGATGGTGTTCTAGGCTTCAGGGGAAGACATTGGAGAtggcaaagaaggaagaagggttTGTTACCAGATTGGTGCTAGAGTGCCTTTGGGAGTGCTTCCGGTTCCAGAAGTATCCCAGGACCCTGTCTTGGAACACCTGGGGGCAAGCAGTGGGGGAAGTGGCCATTGCACACCTTCTCCTGGATCTTATGCACTgattccttccccctcccccagctggggCTCAGGCCCACCTCACAGAGGTAGTCCAGGATCTCAAGGATGGTGAGCAGGCTGGCCCCGATGAACAGCCCCATCTGGCCCCCAATGTCGCCTGTGGAGACCAGGTTACCCATCAGCTCACAGCCACCTGCCAAGCCCACACCTCCCCAGACTTCTGGATGACCTGGATAcgcgcgtgcacgcgcacacacacacacacacacacacacacacacacacacaccgagcAGTTCTGACACTTCATAGGCCTTTTTCTGCTCCACGGTCTCATAGTTGAGGGCCTCAAAGAAGATGTCCAGCACGAGCACGTTCTCTCTGGAGGAAAAGAGGCCAAGAAAGCTAGCTGGACACCCCCAGGTGACAGCTGCTGGCAGGAGAGAGGTGCGCGATCTCCCGTCTGTGACTCCTCTTAAGAGCCCCGGGACGGGTGTCACGGCCCCGTTTGCAGAAGAGATGCTATCACAAAGGTTAAACAGCTTGGCCAGAGTCCCAGGAGCCCCGCGATGATGTACAAGCTGGGCTTGCACCCGGGTGTGCGCACGAAGGCTCGCCCGCGGGAGGGTgcccccgcccttccccccaccctgccccgtcTGGTCCCGGATGGCCCAACTCACACGATGTAGGCCTCGCTGCGGTTGTGTTTCCGGGCCAGGTAGCGGGCGGCGGCGCGGCTCGGGATCCGCACCATGGAGAGCTCCTTGGCGTAGCGCGTGCTGGCGCAGGGGTTGGGGCAGGTGCACGCGTCCTTCCGCAGCATGGCGTCTAAGGGCCACCACAGTCACCTGAGTCAGGGCCACCCGGCCGGCGAGTCCGGGAGCCGGAGCCGAGCGGGGGTGGGGACGCGGGGGAGGTCTGCCCCTTACCCAGCGCCGGGTCCGCGCAGTCCTTGTATTGCTGGGGGCTGCACACTGGCGCCCCGCCTGGCGTGGTGGGGGAGGAGACCGCTTCAGGAGCAGCTCCCAGGCCCCTTCGCCGTACCTGGACCCCCGCCTCCGCCCCCACCAGCTCCTTACCTGGCATATGCATCATTCGGCAGCCACACTTTCGAGCCACATAGCGGGCCTCACAGGCCAGGCGACACCCCATCAGACTATAGGGGGCttgggggcctgggctggggctgggaggaccTAGGGGACCAGAAGGTTCCGGCTCAAAGTCGGGGTCCAGAGGTGCGGAGCTGCAGTCACCCCAGGGTGGTGGCAGGAAGCTCAGCTGTAGTTGGTCGGGTTAAGGAGGCTTCGAGGAGAAGTGGGGCGGCCAGGTGCAGTGTGAGTGGTCACTGAGATGGCATGCCGAGGGCTGGAGGCCCCTGGGATGGTCTGAGATGTTGTGGCTGAAGGAGGGGGTTGGAAAAACCCGTGAGGATACTCGCTGTTGCTGGCAGGACACGAAGGTCTGGTAGCCGGGGGCTGCCCCGAAGCCCAGCTGGTCGATGGTGGGCGGCTCCTCCTGGCTGTGGATCTGCACTCGGACCCCCACCTCGAACGGGGTCTCCTCTGCAGGGGAAAGGGGGACCCTGACGCCTGTGTCCCAGGAGCCCCCCTGCTGCAGACGGCTTGCCCCAGGACTGTGACTGGCCAaccctgcccaccctcctcccccttcacaGGAGAGGATGTACTCCTCTGGGGCCCTTCCTAgagcctcctctccttcccagagCCTTTTGTACACCATCTCTGCCACCCCTCCAGCCTGACACGGGTGCCCCCATACCCATGTCCCTCCACACGGGCAGATACTCATCCTGCTGCACATCCAGCATGATTTCCAGCCCGTTGCCCATGCCGCCCTTGGGAGTGGTGAGCAGTTCTGCCCCATCCGCGCCAGAATTAAAGGTGTAGCACTGACCCATCCGGGTGAAGATCTGTGGGTGAGCAGACGGGGGACAGACCTCACCAGGGGACAAGGAGCCCGGCCAGCTCTTTCCCCCAGGCAAACATGagacctctcccctccccatcctctaTGTGGTCTCTTTGAACATGGAACCCACATCTCAGTGCCCCCGGCCCCTCCCACTTACCAGCACAGCTAGTTGGACCCTTGTGGGCTCCCATTAccgcagcccctcctcccccttcctcagccccccagccccccagcccaggGCACAGCCTGTAGGACAAGTGTGTCTTCAGAGAATGGCAAGAAAGGAAGTGGGTCTCAGTTGCCCTCCTCCAGGACTGGCAGAATgttggagaggcagagggaagacaaGCCCACTCCCCCAGGCAGGAGAGCGTTCTGCTCTAGAAAGGCCCCACTAGATtccccccaggccccaggggcagGGGCTCCACAGACCAGAGCTCGGGCCCAGAGCCAGCCCCAGTGAGTGCCCTGTGCTGGAAGGCATGACCTTGTACATTGCAGTCCAGCTGAATGGCAGGCAGGGGTCCCCAAGGAGGGCCGTCTCCTGGGCTGGACAGAAAGGCACTGGTGGGGTGTGGAGCCTGTCGCCCGGCTGGGAAGGAAAGGATCCCCGGCACAGGTGTGAAGGTCCCCTAGCTTAGGAGGAGCCTGGGCCAGCAGGGCTGGAGGAATTGCAGGTCCTGGGCAGGGACTGGCCGGGTCCCTGGTAGGCCGGGCCGGCAGCCAGCTCACCACGGTGAAGTTCTCGGGACCGCACGGCCAGCCTCTGTAGCGGCAATCCAGCAGCATTTCCTCCAGGGCGTGTCCGGCCCTGGCGTACAGTCGAGCCATGTCGAAGGTGGGACTGGGCATGAAgccggggggcgcggggggccggCCCAGGGCGCGCAGGAAGGCGGCATGCTCAGCGGGCTCCACGCCCAGCAGCGCGGGCCCGGCCCAGTGCAGGTCGTTGGGCGTGAGGCGCGAGCGGCGCAGTGGGTTGATGTTGCACAGGGTGATGGCGGGGAAGGTGAGCCGGTGGCTTTCGCGCTCGTCCAGGGCTGTCTCATGGTGGAACTCCCCATAGTAGCGCACCCTCTCAGCCACCTGGTAGAGGAAGGCGGCCAGCGACAGGAGCACGGCTGCGGCCCAGAGCCCTCGGCGAGGCGTCAGGCCCCCAGGGCCGAAGACGTGGCCCAGCCCATGCATCGTGCAGCTGCTGGCGAACACGCGGATGTCCGAAGCTAGCCGCCGGGCCTCCTCTGGCCCAGGATGGGGCTTCATGGCTGAGGTCCAGGGTGGGGGACACTGAGAGGGCTGGGGATTGGCGATCAGGCTGCAGGGActtggagagaggaaagagggtcAGTCCGAGGACTGGGAGGGACTGAGGATTTGGGGGGCCGGGCAGGGGTCActgcagggaaggagaggggaggagagagtggggagaggggcccaAACCAAGAAGCGGGAAGGCACTGGTCAGGCAGGTTCGGCTCGGCTGTCTCGAAGGAACCAGCCGGGGCTCCACTA encodes the following:
- the ASIC3 gene encoding acid-sensing ion channel 3 isoform X1, whose translation is MKPHPGPEEARRLASDIRVFASSCTMHGLGHVFGPGGLTPRRGLWAAAVLLSLAAFLYQVAERVRYYGEFHHETALDERESHRLTFPAITLCNINPLRRSRLTPNDLHWAGPALLGVEPAEHAAFLRALGRPPAPPGFMPSPTFDMARLYARAGHALEEMLLDCRYRGWPCGPENFTVIFTRMGQCYTFNSGADGAELLTTPKGGMGNGLEIMLDVQQDEYLPVWRDMEETPFEVGVRVQIHSQEEPPTIDQLGFGAAPGYQTFVSCQQQRLSFLPPPWGDCSSAPLDPDFEPEPSGPLGPPSPSPGPQAPYSLMGCRLACEARYVARKCGCRMMHMPGKELVGAEAGVQVRRRGLGAAPEAVSSPTTPGGAPVCSPQQYKDCADPALDAMLRKDACTCPNPCASTRYAKELSMVRIPSRAAARYLARKHNRSEAYIVENVLVLDIFFEALNYETVEQKKAYEVSELLGVCVCVCVCVCVCARARAYPGHPEVWGGVGLAGGCELMGNLVSTGDIGGQMGLFIGASLLTILEILDYLCEVFQDRVLGYFWNRKHSQRHSSTNLLQEGLGSHGTQVPHLSLGPRPPTPPCAVTKTLSASHRTCYLVTRL
- the ASIC3 gene encoding acid-sensing ion channel 3 isoform X2; translation: MKPHPGPEEARRLASDIRVFASSCTMHGLGHVFGPGGLTPRRGLWAAAVLLSLAAFLYQVAERVRYYGEFHHETALDERESHRLTFPAITLCNINPLRRSRLTPNDLHWAGPALLGVEPAEHAAFLRALGRPPAPPGFMPSPTFDMARLYARAGHALEEMLLDCRYRGWPCGPENFTVIFTRMGQCYTFNSGADGAELLTTPKGGMGNGLEIMLDVQQDEYLPVWRDMEETPFEVGVRVQIHSQEEPPTIDQLGFGAAPGYQTFVSCQQQRLSFLPPPWGDCSSAPLDPDFEPEPSGPLGPPSPSPGPQAPYSLMGCRLACEARYVARKCGCRMMHMPGGAPVCSPQQYKDCADPALDAMLRKDACTCPNPCASTRYAKELSMVRIPSRAAARYLARKHNRSEAYIVENVLVLDIFFEALNYETVEQKKAYEVSELLGVCVCVCVCVCVCARARAYPGHPEVWGGVGLAGGCELMGNLVSTGDIGGQMGLFIGASLLTILEILDYLCEVFQDRVLGYFWNRKHSQRHSSTNLLQEGLGSHGTQVPHLSLGPRPPTPPCAVTKTLSASHRTCYLVTRL
- the ASIC3 gene encoding acid-sensing ion channel 3 isoform X3 — translated: MKPHPGPEEARRLASDIRVFASSCTMHGLGHVFGPGGLTPRRGLWAAAVLLSLAAFLYQVAERVRYYGEFHHETALDERESHRLTFPAITLCNINPLRRSRLTPNDLHWAGPALLGVEPAEHAAFLRALGRPPAPPGFMPSPTFDMARLYARAGHALEEMLLDCRYRGWPCGPENFTVIFTRMGQCYTFNSGADGAELLTTPKGGMGNGLEIMLDVQQDEYLPVWRDMEETPFEVGVRVQIHSQEEPPTIDQLGFGAAPGYQTFVSCQQQRLSFLPPPWGDCSSAPLDPDFEPEPSGPLGPPSPSPGPQAPYSLMGCRLACEARYVARKCGCRMMHMPGKELVGAEAGVQVRRRGLGAAPEAVSSPTTPGGAPVCSPQQYKDCADPALDAMLRKDACTCPNPCASTRYAKELSMVRIPSRAAARYLARKHNRSEAYIVENVLVLDIFFEALNYETVEQKKAYEVSELLGDIGGQMGLFIGASLLTILEILDYLCEVFQDRVLGYFWNRKHSQRHSSTNLLQEGLGSHGTQVPHLSLGPRPPTPPCAVTKTLSASHRTCYLVTRL
- the ASIC3 gene encoding acid-sensing ion channel 3 isoform X5: MKPHPGPEEARRLASDIRVFASSCTMHGLGHVFGPGGLTPRRGLWAAAVLLSLAAFLYQVAERVRYYGEFHHETALDERESHRLTFPAITLCNINPLRRSRLTPNDLHWAGPALLGVEPAEHAAFLRALGRPPAPPGFMPSPTFDMARLYARAGHALEEMLLDCRYRGWPCGPENFTVIFTRMGQCYTFNSGADGAELLTTPKGGMGNGLEIMLDVQQDEYLPVWRDMEETPFEVGVRVQIHSQEEPPTIDQLGFGAAPGYQTFVSCQQQRLSFLPPPWGDCSSAPLDPDFEPEPSGPLGPPSPSPGPQAPYSLMGCRLACEARYVARKCGCRMMHMPGGAPVCSPQQYKDCADPALDAMLRKDACTCPNPCASTRYAKELSMVRIPSRAAARYLARKHNRSEAYIVENVLVLDIFFEALNYETVEQKKAYEVSELLGDIGGQMGLFIGASLLTILEILDYLCEVFQDRVLGYFWNRKHSQRHSSTNLLQEGLGSHGTQVPHLSLGPSAVVWVSPGPPPLPVPSPRLCLPPTAPATSSHGSRPGICVFRAAP
- the CDK5 gene encoding cyclin-dependent kinase 5 codes for the protein MQKYEKLEKIGEGTYGTVFKAKNRETHEIVALKRVRLDDDDEGVPSSALREICLLKELKHKNIVRLHDVLHSDKKLTLVFEFCDQDLKKYFDSCNGDLDPEIVKSFLFQLLKGLGFCHSRNVLHRDLKPQNLLINRNGELKLADFGLARAFGIPVRCYSAEVVTLWYRPPDVLFGAKLYSTSIDMWSAGCIFAELANAGRPLFPGNDVDDQLKRIFRLLGTPTEEQWPAMTKLPDYKPYPMYPATTSLVNVVPKLNATGRDLLQNLLKCNPVQRISAEEALQHPYFSDFCPP
- the ASIC3 gene encoding acid-sensing ion channel 3 isoform X4, which produces MKPHPGPEEARRLASDIRVFASSCTMHGLGHVFGPGGLTPRRGLWAAAVLLSLAAFLYQVAERVRYYGEFHHETALDERESHRLTFPAITLCNINPLRRSRLTPNDLHWAGPALLGVEPAEHAAFLRALGRPPAPPGFMPSPTFDMARLYARAGHALEEMLLDCRYRGWPCGPENFTVIFTRMGQCYTFNSGADGAELLTTPKGGMGNGLEIMLDVQQDEYLPVWRDMEETPFEVGVRVQIHSQEEPPTIDQLGFGAAPGYQTFVSCQQQRLSFLPPPWGDCSSAPLDPDFEPEPSGPLGPPSPSPGPQAPYSLMGCRLACEARYVARKCGCRMMHMPGGAPVCSPQQYKDCADPALDAMLRKDACTCPNPCASTRYAKELSMVRIPSRAAARYLARKHNRSEAYIVENVLVLDIFFEALNYETVEQKKAYEVSELLGDIGGQMGLFIGASLLTILEILDYLCEVFQDRVLGYFWNRKHSQRHSSTNLLQEGLGSHGTQVPHLSLGPRPPTPPCAVTKTLSASHRTCYLVTRL